GCCCTTCGCCGAGGGACTGCGCGCGCTGGCCTGCGCCTTTACGACGCTGACCCATCTGCTCGACCCCGAGGCGATCGTCGTCGGCGGCGGCCTGTCGCATCTCGACGGTCTGCTCGACGATCTGCGCGACTACATGCAGCCGCTGCTCTCGCCCGTGTACCGCCCGGGGCCGGAGATGCGGCTGGCGCTCTTCGGCGAGGACGCGCCGCTGCTCGGCGCCGAAGTTCTGTGGGCGGAAGTTCACCCGAACGGGTGATGAGATCTGCCGGGATTGGCTTTACAATCAGTTCAGTTTCACGTTCCGCGTCGTAAATCTAAAATCAAAGAAACGATCCGAAAGGAGAGAGTGATCCATGAAAAAGCTTTGCGCTCTGTGTCTTTCCCTGTGCTCCGTCCTGACGGCCGCGACCGCCTTTGCCGTCGTGCCGCCTGCGCCTCAGCAGGTCCAGCAGCGGCCGGACGAGATCCTGCCGCGCGACGGGAAGCTGCCCGAACTGTCCCACGATCACAGCGACAAATGTCCGCCGCTTGACAAGGACAAGGTGCACATCGTCTGCATCCTCGACCGTTCTGGCTCGATGCAGCACCTCACCGGCGACACCATCGGCGGCTACAACAGCTTCATCGACAAGCAGCGCCAGGAAGTCGCTTCGGCCGTGGTCACCACGGTGCTGTTCGACCACCAGTACGAGATCCTTTACAGCGACAAGCCGATCAAGGACGTGGCGGCGCTCACTGAGAAGGAGTACTTCGCCCGCGGCAGCACGGCGCTGCTCGACGCGGTGGGGCGCACGGTCCTGCAGGTGGACGGCGACTTCAAGAAAAACGGGAACTGTCCCAAGTCGGAGCTGGTGATCTTCATGATCATGACCGACGGGCTGGAAAACGCCAGCCGCGAGTTCAGCCGCGCCGCCGTCAGGAAGCTCGTCTCCGACGCGCAGGAAAAGTACGGCTGGCAGTTCATCTTCATGGGAGCCAACATCGATTCCGTGGCCGAGGCCGGTTCGCTGGGCATCCGCAAAGAAGCCGCCATGGACTACGCCGCCGATTCCAAAGGCGTGAGCGCCGTCTATGAGAGCGCCGGCGAAGCGGTGAAGATGCTTCGCGAGAAAGGGCAGCTCGACGGCAGCTGGAAAAAAGCTCCGGCCCCCGAAAAGAAATAACATTGTGTAGAATAAGTGCCGGAGAACTCTCTCGCAAAGAGTTCTCCGGCACGTTTCATTCAAATCGGAGGTGGTCGAAAATGAAAAAGAAAATGATCGTTGCCGTCCTGTGCCTGGCTTTCGCCCTGCCGGGATGCTGCGCGCCGAAAGAGCGCTGGGAAGTCGGCGAAGTGGACACGGCTTTCAAACTGGTGGGGCCCAATCACAAAGTCGTCGTCGAAGCGTTCCGCGATCCCGATTTCCCCTCGATCGTGTGCTACGTCTCCTACGCCAAGGCCGGCGGCGTCTCCGGCGCTCTGGGGCTGGCCGAGGATCCGGCGCGGTTCTCGCTGTCGATTGTGCGGGCCGGGCGCGAGCCCATCGTTCCCGACAAACGCCAGAAAGGGGAGACGCAGGTGTTCAAATCCCGCTCGGCCATCTTCCGAAAGATGAAGGTCGCGCGCTTTTACGACGGCGAAACCGACTGTTTCGTTTATCTCGCCACCTCCACGCTGCTGCTCGACGGCAGCCCCTTCAACGCCATCGCCGTGATCCCGCTGGCGGAAGAACCGGGAAGCGGAAAGTGACGAATCTCCGCCGCTTCGCGACGTTTTTTTCGCTTGCTTGACAAATACCTAGCATGGGTATATTATGCACTCATAACGAGTCGGGGGAAAAAATACATGGACGAAAAATGCTGCGCGTGCGTTCAGCGTACCAAGGAGCGCTCGCCCGAAGAGTACCGCAAGCTGATCAACCGCCTCAGCCGCATCGAGGGACAGATCCGCGGCATCAAGGGCATGGTGGAAAAGAGCGCCTATTGTCCGGAGATCCTGATCCAGTGTTCGGCCGTCACGGCGGCGATGAACGCCTTCAACCGCGAGCTGCTGGCGAACCACATCCGTTCCTGTGTGCTCGACGACATCCGGGCAGGGCGGGAGGAAACGATCGACGAGCTGCTGGCGACGCTGCAGAAGCTGATGAAGTGACGGCGATTTTTTGGCAGGAAAAGAGGTTTTCGTGATGGAGCAATACAACGTTACGGGCATGAGCTGCGCGGCCTGCAGCGCCCGCGTGGAAAAGGCCGTGTCGAAGGTCCCCGGCGTCAGCTCCGTTTCCATCAGTCTGCTGACCAATTCCATGGGCGTGGAAGGAACGGCGTCCGAAGCGGCGATCGTCAAAGCCGTGGAAGAGGCGGGCTACGGCGCCTCGCTCAAGGGCGCGGGCGCGAAGCCCTCCGCCGCGGCGAAGCTGGCCGAAGACGAGGAGGCGCTGAAAGACCGCGAAACTCCGGCGCTCAAACGCCGCCTTTTCGCGTCGCTGGGCTTCCTGGGGGCGCTGATGTACCTTTCCATGGGGCATTCGATGTGGGGCTGGCCGCTGCCGCCGTTCTTCGAGGGCAATCCTGTCGC
This is a stretch of genomic DNA from Pyramidobacter piscolens W5455. It encodes these proteins:
- a CDS encoding ROK family protein, translating into FPLLEDRGCGCGGRGHVESFFSADVLERAGEKYGYGGDMRTLWEQRENAWLARPFAEGLRALACAFTTLTHLLDPEAIVVGGGLSHLDGLLDDLRDYMQPLLSPVYRPGPEMRLALFGEDAPLLGAEVLWAEVHPNG
- a CDS encoding vWA domain-containing protein translates to MKKLCALCLSLCSVLTAATAFAVVPPAPQQVQQRPDEILPRDGKLPELSHDHSDKCPPLDKDKVHIVCILDRSGSMQHLTGDTIGGYNSFIDKQRQEVASAVVTTVLFDHQYEILYSDKPIKDVAALTEKEYFARGSTALLDAVGRTVLQVDGDFKKNGNCPKSELVIFMIMTDGLENASREFSRAAVRKLVSDAQEKYGWQFIFMGANIDSVAEAGSLGIRKEAAMDYAADSKGVSAVYESAGEAVKMLREKGQLDGSWKKAPAPEKK
- a CDS encoding CreA family protein, translated to MKKKMIVAVLCLAFALPGCCAPKERWEVGEVDTAFKLVGPNHKVVVEAFRDPDFPSIVCYVSYAKAGGVSGALGLAEDPARFSLSIVRAGREPIVPDKRQKGETQVFKSRSAIFRKMKVARFYDGETDCFVYLATSTLLLDGSPFNAIAVIPLAEEPGSGK
- a CDS encoding metal-sensing transcriptional repressor, translated to MDEKCCACVQRTKERSPEEYRKLINRLSRIEGQIRGIKGMVEKSAYCPEILIQCSAVTAAMNAFNRELLANHIRSCVLDDIRAGREETIDELLATLQKLMK